A single region of the Spirochaeta isovalerica genome encodes:
- a CDS encoding SH3 domain-containing protein: MKKILILLLSFISVYLFSEEFKMKYWGTVYLTDMNISYVNVRQDPSLSGKKIDQYHIGQNIRVSGVSMEEETIDNHTGYWVRVNKIDEDKSKIYPLYDGTGWLWSKFINEISDIKPSQITFKEYIQPTSRRNGKLILNINHNGDKREVEVYPHKEPSQNYYTFVWADDMPEFMYYDIPGTYIWYPNDNTIEHVTYYGNEMESAWCIISDDREYLIQDHGTSPGSRGVTIKDIETGEYIFRGSYFRNLNLSGNEIEICYVVSNWNINKGRIDQETMNYYEEYISQNEKPNDSSFIYDVVVKYKYNFITKERIFLSSNYEPFQ, from the coding sequence ATGAAAAAAATACTAATATTATTACTATCGTTTATATCAGTTTATTTATTCTCAGAAGAATTCAAAATGAAATACTGGGGTACTGTATATTTAACAGATATGAATATTTCTTATGTAAATGTGAGACAAGATCCATCCTTAAGTGGAAAAAAGATAGATCAATATCATATTGGTCAGAATATACGAGTTTCTGGTGTATCAATGGAAGAAGAGACAATTGATAACCATACTGGTTATTGGGTAAGAGTAAATAAAATTGATGAAGATAAAAGTAAAATTTATCCGCTATATGACGGAACCGGATGGTTATGGAGTAAATTTATAAACGAGATTTCAGATATAAAACCTTCACAAATAACTTTTAAAGAATATATTCAACCGACAAGTAGAAGAAATGGAAAACTGATATTAAATATAAATCACAATGGGGATAAGCGAGAAGTAGAAGTGTACCCACATAAAGAACCAAGTCAGAATTATTACACATTCGTTTGGGCAGATGATATGCCAGAATTTATGTATTATGATATTCCAGGTACATATATCTGGTATCCAAATGATAATACAATTGAACATGTCACATATTATGGAAATGAAATGGAATCGGCATGGTGTATCATTTCTGATGATAGAGAATATTTAATACAAGATCATGGCACTTCACCTGGATCAAGAGGTGTAACAATCAAAGATATTGAAACAGGTGAATATATTTTTAGGGGTTCCTATTTTAGAAATTTAAACTTAAGTGGAAATGAAATTGAAATTTGTTATGTAGTAAGTAACTGGAATATTAATAAAGGCCGAATAGACCAGGAAACAATGAACTACTATGAAGAATATATAAGCCAAAATGAAAAACCTAATGACAGTAGTTTCATATATGATGTCGTTGTGAAATATAAATATAATTTTATTACCAAAGAACGAATATTTCTGAGCAGTAATTATGAGCCTTTTCAATAG
- a CDS encoding DUF3592 domain-containing protein — MSSNIIKIASIVFISIGILLIIVPVQDFLYKAKETNNYLKTTCEITRLEKIRRPKGGYDIVLQYKYEVNGVIYKSSSFSNGVGDKEDFYVQYPMRKSFPAYYDPDNHKKSVLVLGGRKYFLNASIIMGIILIFFGIVGSLSNKNKIFKEIWNTFLG, encoded by the coding sequence ATGAGTTCTAATATCATAAAAATAGCTTCCATTGTATTTATAAGTATCGGGATATTATTAATAATTGTTCCAGTACAAGATTTTCTCTATAAAGCTAAAGAAACAAATAATTATTTAAAAACAACCTGTGAAATTACAAGACTTGAAAAAATAAGAAGACCCAAAGGCGGGTATGATATTGTTTTACAATATAAATATGAAGTGAATGGAGTAATATATAAGAGTAGTAGTTTTAGTAATGGAGTTGGTGATAAAGAAGATTTTTATGTGCAATATCCCATGAGAAAAAGTTTTCCAGCATATTATGATCCTGATAATCATAAAAAATCAGTATTAGTATTGGGAGGACGAAAATATTTTCTGAATGCATCAATTATTATGGGGATAATTTTAATATTTTTTGGTATTGTGGGTTCTTTATCAAATAAGAATAAAATATTCAAAGAAATTTGGAATACATTCCTAGGATAG
- a CDS encoding ion transporter, producing MIRNRIFEIIEPAKSNDHHSRVFDNTILILIIFNVISVILESFSSIALRFQAQLDIFEIISITIFSIEYLLRIITSNLLYRENDKARAVLKYIYSPMAIIDLFAILPFFIPMILPVDLRFLRILRLTRILRIFKINRYTTSLSMIGRVLKKKKEELIVTLFVTFLLILLAASVMYYVETDIQPDGFPNILASLWWAVATLTTVGYGDVYPLSVLGKILSGIIALLGIGLVALPTGIISSGFTEELENKKQNYNRSAKAYKYKKRKKVLKRK from the coding sequence ATGATCAGAAACAGGATATTTGAAATTATCGAGCCAGCAAAAAGCAATGATCATCATAGTCGAGTTTTTGATAATACTATCCTTATATTAATAATATTCAACGTAATTTCAGTTATTCTAGAATCATTCTCTTCTATTGCACTACGATTTCAAGCTCAGCTAGACATATTTGAGATAATATCAATTACAATTTTTTCAATTGAATATTTATTGAGAATCATTACATCAAACTTATTATATAGAGAAAACGATAAAGCTCGAGCAGTTTTAAAATACATCTACTCCCCTATGGCAATCATCGATTTATTCGCAATCCTTCCATTTTTTATACCAATGATATTACCTGTTGATTTGAGATTTCTAAGAATACTTCGGCTAACAAGGATACTTAGAATATTTAAAATTAATAGATATACAACCTCTTTAAGCATGATAGGCAGAGTTTTGAAGAAAAAAAAAGAGGAACTAATAGTCACGCTATTTGTTACATTCCTACTAATTCTTCTTGCTGCATCTGTAATGTATTATGTTGAAACAGATATACAGCCTGATGGATTTCCTAATATATTAGCTTCTTTATGGTGGGCTGTCGCAACCTTAACAACCGTTGGCTATGGAGATGTCTACCCTTTATCTGTACTTGGAAAAATTCTAAGCGGGATTATTGCCCTGCTCGGGATAGGCTTAGTCGCTTTACCTACTGGTATTATTAGTTCAGGATTCACAGAAGAACTAGAGAATAAAAAACAAAACTATAATAGAAGCGCAAAAGCATACAAATATAAAAAACGTAAGAAAGTATTAAAAAGGAAATAA